In one window of Bacteroidota bacterium DNA:
- a CDS encoding WG repeat-containing protein: protein MRKNFFLFLLTSSSLFTSPLEKGFEALKIYNYFEAKKLFTSSLRHHLSGASYGLSIIFYRNDNPFYNIDSAYKYILISEKKFKTDSPKEKENLSKLSINQKAIEEQKEKIIQRAFEKAKTENLVETYNWFIKNFSHDELKKQATALRNKVAFENAKKANTAQAYKDFISTYPDAEEIKDAKWLYDFTLFNSMTKPNNMETYEEFIKKFPKSPYRLQAQDSVFTYSTRGESIEEYRTFIKKFPDNHNVKISWEKIYSLSTLDFTPKAFQNFLFDNPDFPDKEKVKADLLRAKMNLLPVVQDGKWGFIDSLGNMQIPPTYDWADEFSEGAAAVTRNEKSGYINKAGNIFIPLSYDETNSFHNGMAVVKKENKSGLISKTGKQILPLEFEDISGNEGEEKILLALKEGVYNYFDSKGKLLTGGKFEKAGDFSSGRAYIVQNGQYGFINRKGEIIIPAVYNWAESFKPNGTARVKLADKFGMIDTSGKSILQCEYDRIDDFSEGLVLVVKNKKFGFADEKGNSVIPIKFDYSPEISEVKGFQNGLAKVEQNKKRGLINKSGNSYLPLEYDDIRNFSEELCAVKRAGKWSYISRDKKQKINFQFDYAWDFSGDLARVEQKKKKGFINQKGEFIIPATYDEATDFKNGISIATLAGKKGALDSSGKIIIPFEMDEITEVHSGILKLEKNNKTAYFNLSLQKQIWTETGF, encoded by the coding sequence ATGAGAAAGAATTTTTTTCTTTTCCTTTTAACTTCGTCCTCTCTCTTTACCAGCCCGCTCGAAAAAGGTTTTGAGGCGCTGAAGATTTACAATTACTTCGAAGCGAAAAAACTTTTTACGAGTTCATTGCGACATCATCTTTCAGGCGCTTCGTATGGGCTGAGCATAATTTTTTACCGCAACGATAATCCGTTTTACAATATTGATTCCGCGTATAAATATATTCTGATTTCAGAAAAAAAATTTAAAACAGATTCTCCGAAAGAGAAGGAAAATCTTTCCAAGCTCAGCATTAATCAGAAAGCAATCGAAGAGCAAAAAGAAAAAATTATTCAGCGCGCGTTTGAAAAAGCAAAAACAGAAAATTTGGTAGAAACATATAATTGGTTTATCAAAAATTTTTCACACGATGAATTAAAGAAGCAAGCAACTGCGCTTCGAAACAAAGTTGCTTTTGAAAATGCCAAGAAGGCAAACACTGCGCAGGCATATAAAGATTTTATTTCCACCTATCCTGATGCGGAAGAAATCAAAGATGCGAAATGGCTCTATGATTTCACACTATTCAATTCCATGACGAAGCCCAACAACATGGAAACCTATGAAGAGTTCATAAAAAAATTTCCGAAGAGCCCGTACCGTTTGCAGGCGCAAGACAGCGTGTTTACCTATTCGACTCGAGGCGAAAGCATTGAAGAATATCGCACGTTCATAAAAAAATTTCCCGACAACCACAATGTGAAAATTTCCTGGGAAAAAATTTATTCCCTCTCCACGTTGGATTTTACTCCGAAGGCATTTCAGAATTTCCTTTTTGATAATCCGGATTTCCCCGATAAAGAAAAAGTGAAAGCAGATTTGCTCCGCGCGAAAATGAATTTACTGCCGGTTGTTCAGGATGGAAAATGGGGATTCATTGATTCGCTCGGCAACATGCAGATTCCGCCAACGTATGATTGGGCGGATGAATTTTCGGAAGGCGCTGCGGCTGTAACGCGCAATGAAAAATCGGGCTACATCAACAAGGCGGGAAATATTTTTATTCCGCTTTCTTATGATGAAACAAATTCATTTCATAATGGAATGGCGGTGGTGAAAAAAGAAAATAAGTCCGGGCTCATTTCAAAAACAGGAAAACAAATTCTTCCCCTTGAGTTTGAAGATATCAGCGGAAATGAAGGTGAAGAAAAAATTTTGCTCGCGCTGAAAGAAGGCGTTTACAACTATTTTGATTCGAAAGGAAAACTTCTGACAGGGGGAAAATTTGAGAAGGCGGGAGATTTTTCTTCCGGCAGAGCGTACATTGTTCAGAACGGTCAGTATGGTTTCATCAACCGCAAAGGAGAAATAATTATTCCTGCCGTTTATAATTGGGCGGAGAGTTTTAAACCGAACGGAACAGCGCGCGTGAAACTTGCAGATAAATTCGGAATGATTGACACGAGCGGAAAATCCATTTTGCAATGCGAGTATGACCGCATTGATGATTTTTCCGAAGGGCTTGTGCTGGTGGTGAAAAATAAAAAGTTTGGCTTCGCGGATGAAAAAGGAAACAGCGTCATTCCCATAAAGTTTGATTACTCTCCTGAAATTTCTGAGGTGAAAGGATTTCAAAACGGTTTGGCAAAGGTGGAGCAGAATAAAAAACGAGGGCTCATTAATAAATCCGGAAACAGTTATCTTCCTTTAGAATACGATGACATCCGGAATTTTTCAGAGGAACTTTGCGCGGTGAAGCGCGCAGGAAAATGGAGTTATATTTCGCGCGACAAAAAACAAAAAATAAATTTTCAGTTTGATTATGCCTGGGATTTTTCCGGTGACCTGGCGAGAGTGGAACAGAAAAAGAAAAAGGGATTCATCAATCAGAAAGGAGAATTTATTATTCCTGCAACGTACGATGAAGCCACCGATTTCAAAAATGGAATTTCTATTGCAACGTTAGCGGGGAAAAAAGGTGCGCTTGATTCATCGGGGAAAATTATTATTCCTTTCGAGATGGATGAAATCACTGAAGTTCATAGCGGAATTCTGAAACTGGAAAAAAATAATAAGACGGCTTACTTTAATCTTTCGCTTCAGAAACAAATCTGGACGGAAACAGGATTCTAA
- a CDS encoding tetratricopeptide repeat protein, with protein sequence MKTAKEDTAKANILNALSYEEVYPDKSIEYAQRALELSEKSEYKKGISFAYSNLGNAFIELGALDKAEEYHSRALKIREQLQEKSLIAASVFNLARIQYMQGNHSKALELNFRALALREEVGDKKAIAATYNNIGGVYFSRGEYDKTIEYIEKALQIEKEIGDKEGMSHALNNLGSIYLQRKEPDKALDYINKGLKLRQELGDKKGEAMALDNIGSIYAELGKKEKGLDYHLQALKLHQEINDKEGIASSYVNLGVAYEENGNDETAIEYFKKGLDAAKEITSREWIKNACNSLSQIFEKKKEYKNAYEFHKLYSDTKDSLLNEESSKQIAEMQTKYETEKKEQQITLLNKDKELQDAQLNRQKIVIWSVVGGLLIVVFLSIFIFRERKKSEKLLLNILPVETAKELKQKGKASPKYYESVTVMFTDFKGFTTIAEKLSAEELVSELDFLFKKFDEIISKYNIEKIKTIGDAYMCVSGLPTPNNNHAENIVNAGLEIQQWMISQNNKWSLRMGIHSGPVTAGVVGDKKFAYDIWGDTVNTASRMESSGEAGKINISGATYQILQGFQNLEGLEFKFRGKIPAKNKGEIEMYFVGR encoded by the coding sequence TTGAAAACTGCGAAAGAAGATACTGCTAAAGCCAATATATTGAATGCGCTTTCCTACGAAGAAGTTTATCCGGACAAGTCCATTGAATATGCGCAGCGGGCATTGGAACTTTCCGAAAAGTCAGAATATAAAAAAGGAATTTCATTTGCATACTCAAATCTTGGAAATGCTTTCATAGAATTGGGCGCACTTGACAAAGCGGAAGAATATCATTCGCGTGCGCTGAAAATACGCGAGCAACTTCAGGAAAAGAGTTTGATTGCCGCCTCTGTTTTCAATCTTGCAAGAATTCAATACATGCAGGGCAACCATTCCAAAGCCCTCGAACTTAATTTCCGCGCGCTCGCCCTTCGCGAAGAGGTCGGAGATAAAAAAGCCATTGCCGCCACCTATAATAATATCGGAGGAGTTTATTTCAGCAGGGGAGAGTATGACAAAACCATTGAGTATATTGAAAAAGCGCTTCAGATAGAAAAAGAAATCGGAGATAAGGAGGGAATGTCACATGCATTAAATAATCTCGGAAGTATTTATCTGCAGAGGAAAGAACCGGACAAGGCGCTCGATTACATAAATAAAGGATTGAAATTGCGCCAGGAACTTGGCGATAAAAAAGGCGAAGCCATGGCGCTGGATAATATAGGAAGCATTTATGCAGAACTCGGGAAAAAAGAAAAAGGGCTCGACTATCATTTGCAAGCGCTCAAACTGCATCAGGAAATTAACGATAAGGAGGGAATCGCTTCTTCGTATGTAAATTTAGGAGTTGCTTATGAAGAAAACGGAAACGATGAAACGGCAATCGAATATTTTAAAAAAGGATTGGATGCCGCCAAAGAAATCACTTCAAGAGAGTGGATAAAAAATGCCTGCAACAGTTTATCTCAGATTTTTGAAAAGAAAAAAGAGTATAAAAATGCCTATGAGTTTCATAAACTTTATTCAGATACAAAAGACAGTTTACTCAACGAAGAATCCTCAAAGCAAATTGCCGAAATGCAAACCAAATACGAAACCGAAAAAAAAGAACAGCAAATTACTTTATTGAATAAGGACAAAGAATTACAAGACGCACAACTCAACCGGCAGAAGATTGTGATTTGGTCAGTGGTTGGCGGATTGCTGATTGTTGTTTTTCTTTCCATCTTTATTTTCCGAGAAAGAAAGAAATCAGAAAAACTTTTGCTGAACATTCTTCCCGTTGAAACAGCAAAAGAGTTGAAGCAAAAAGGAAAAGCATCTCCAAAATATTATGAGAGCGTAACGGTGATGTTCACCGACTTCAAAGGATTCACAACTATTGCAGAAAAGTTATCTGCCGAAGAATTGGTTTCAGAATTAGATTTTCTTTTCAAAAAGTTTGATGAAATTATTTCCAAGTACAACATCGAAAAAATAAAAACAATCGGTGATGCGTACATGTGCGTTTCGGGATTACCGACACCGAATAATAATCACGCGGAGAATATTGTGAATGCAGGATTGGAAATTCAGCAATGGATGATTTCACAAAATAATAAATGGAGTTTAAGGATGGGGATTCATTCCGGACCTGTTACCGCTGGAGTAGTTGGAGATAAAAAATTTGCTTATGATATTTGGGGAGATACAGTAAATACTGCAAGCAGGATGGAATCATCCGGTGAAGCAGGAAAAATAAATATCTCAGGGGCAACTTACCAAATCCTTCAAGGTTTTCAAAACCTTGAAGGATTAGAATTCAAGTTCCGAGGAAAAATTCCTGCCAAGAACAAAGGAGAAATCGAAATGTATTTTGTTGGGCGATAA
- a CDS encoding AtpZ/AtpI family protein — MEQKPPKKKQPLSDYGKYAGLTMQMAATIALGIWAGIKLDGYFGFKKFPIFTVTLSLLSVFVAMYFVIRNVMKK, encoded by the coding sequence ATGGAGCAGAAACCGCCAAAGAAAAAGCAGCCGCTTTCTGATTACGGAAAATATGCAGGGCTCACCATGCAGATGGCAGCCACCATTGCGCTGGGCATTTGGGCAGGAATAAAGTTAGACGGTTATTTCGGTTTTAAAAAATTTCCGATCTTTACTGTAACGCTTTCTCTCCTTTCGGTTTTTGTCGCCATGTATTTTGTGATTCGGAATGTCATGAAAAAATAA
- a CDS encoding polymer-forming cytoskeletal protein, giving the protein MANPKTTEAPSVNIIGAGTVIEGDIKSDSDIRIDGTLNGSLNTNGKLVLGSTGMVDGEVNCQNADISGTINGKIKVGELLALKATSKLTGDIVTNKLSIEPGANFSGSCAMAGTVPNINLVSNGAETAKEKAAAF; this is encoded by the coding sequence ATGGCAAATCCAAAAACAACGGAGGCACCTTCCGTAAATATTATTGGCGCGGGAACGGTAATTGAAGGCGACATAAAATCTGACAGCGACATCCGCATTGACGGAACGCTCAACGGTTCTTTAAACACAAATGGAAAATTAGTGCTCGGCTCCACGGGAATGGTGGACGGAGAAGTGAATTGCCAGAACGCAGATATTTCAGGAACCATCAACGGAAAAATAAAAGTGGGCGAACTGCTCGCGCTCAAAGCCACCAGCAAACTCACGGGCGATATTGTTACCAACAAACTGAGCATTGAACCGGGCGCGAACTTCAGCGGTTCGTGCGCGATGGCGGGTACTGTGCCGAACATTAATTTGGTGAGCAATGGAGCAGAAACCGCCAAAGAAAAAGCAGCCGCTTTCTGA
- a CDS encoding GAF domain-containing protein produces the protein MSESILVSGATKKEKYESLLPQIKALVESEKDFIANVSNIMSALKYGMDFFWVGIYFAKQNELVLGPFQGPVACTRISFGKGVCGTAWKEKKAIIVDDVEKFPNHIACSADSKSEIVVPCFNNGEVFAILDVDSNKLNDFDETDKIYLEEVSELISRLVKV, from the coding sequence ATGTCAGAATCCATTCTTGTTTCAGGCGCAACTAAAAAAGAAAAATACGAATCGCTTCTTCCGCAAATCAAAGCGCTGGTGGAAAGTGAAAAAGATTTTATCGCGAATGTTTCAAACATCATGAGTGCGCTGAAATATGGAATGGATTTTTTCTGGGTGGGAATTTATTTCGCAAAACAAAATGAATTAGTGCTCGGCCCGTTTCAGGGTCCGGTGGCTTGCACGAGAATTTCATTCGGCAAAGGAGTTTGCGGAACTGCGTGGAAAGAAAAAAAAGCAATTATAGTTGATGACGTGGAAAAATTTCCCAACCACATTGCCTGCAGTGCAGATTCAAAATCGGAAATTGTAGTTCCTTGTTTCAACAACGGAGAGGTTTTTGCCATACTCGATGTTGATTCGAACAAGTTGAATGATTTTGATGAGACGGATAAAATATATCTGGAAGAAGTTTCTGAATTAATTTCCCGGTTAGTAAAAGTTTGA
- a CDS encoding ComF family protein: protein MLNDFLSLIFPKVCAACGKSLFKTEESICTYCLYHLPKTNFHLYTDNPVVKLFWGRTTIYSASSLYSFSKGSKVQHLIHQLKYRGKKEIGNTLGKYYGKELKMAPMFSSANVVIPVPLHPKKFKKRGYNQSETFAQGIAESMSAESSGEILIRTYASETQTKKSRFARWKNVEEIFKVIFPEKIRGKHVLLVDDVVTTGATLEACANKILEVPDTKVSIATIATTMAH, encoded by the coding sequence ATGTTAAACGATTTTCTCTCGCTGATTTTTCCGAAAGTGTGCGCGGCATGCGGAAAAAGTTTATTCAAGACGGAAGAAAGCATTTGCACGTATTGCCTCTATCATTTGCCGAAAACAAATTTTCATTTATATACCGACAATCCGGTGGTGAAACTTTTCTGGGGAAGAACAACTATTTATTCCGCGTCATCGCTTTATTCATTCAGCAAAGGAAGCAAAGTGCAGCATTTGATTCACCAGTTGAAATATCGCGGTAAAAAAGAAATCGGCAACACGCTCGGAAAATATTACGGCAAGGAATTAAAAATGGCTCCGATGTTTTCATCCGCGAATGTGGTCATTCCTGTCCCGCTTCATCCGAAGAAATTTAAAAAGCGCGGCTACAATCAAAGCGAAACGTTCGCGCAGGGAATTGCCGAATCCATGAGCGCGGAATCTTCCGGTGAAATTTTAATCCGGACTTACGCTTCTGAAACGCAGACAAAAAAATCCCGCTTTGCCCGATGGAAAAATGTAGAAGAAATTTTCAAAGTAATTTTCCCTGAAAAAATTCGCGGCAAGCATGTGCTGCTCGTGGACGATGTGGTGACAACCGGAGCAACACTCGAAGCATGCGCGAATAAAATTCTGGAAGTGCCCGACACAAAAGTGAGCATTGCAACAATCGCCACTACGATGGCGCACTAA